In Arsenicicoccus sp. oral taxon 190, the following are encoded in one genomic region:
- a CDS encoding Trp biosynthesis-associated membrane protein — protein sequence MSGRPREAAGAPAAGGRHTARVVLLPALLGAGAVLGLVTQAWATGRSPDALVPGSAMSATGSTLVPLAGALTLVAAAAAIVAVTGGRVVRFVAAAVLLLAGLGCAAAVGWFLADPATPLADDLAARSGRSSPPTVTATATWAAWAALAASLAPVAAGVLALRHAGETRGLSPRYDAPVSDPTARETPRRESLWDRVSNEQADDEEPPRGAR from the coding sequence GTGAGCGGGCGACCCCGGGAGGCGGCGGGCGCCCCCGCCGCAGGCGGGCGGCATACGGCCCGGGTGGTGCTGCTGCCGGCGCTCCTCGGCGCCGGTGCCGTCCTCGGCCTCGTCACCCAGGCCTGGGCCACGGGCCGGTCGCCCGACGCGCTCGTCCCCGGCTCGGCCATGTCGGCCACCGGCTCGACCCTCGTCCCGCTCGCGGGTGCCCTCACCCTCGTGGCCGCCGCCGCCGCGATCGTCGCCGTGACCGGAGGGCGGGTGGTGAGGTTCGTGGCCGCAGCCGTCCTGCTGCTCGCGGGGCTCGGGTGCGCCGCGGCAGTGGGGTGGTTCCTCGCGGACCCGGCCACCCCGCTCGCCGACGACCTCGCCGCCCGGTCCGGGCGCAGCTCGCCGCCCACCGTCACCGCCACGGCGACCTGGGCCGCCTGGGCGGCGCTCGCCGCGAGCCTCGCGCCGGTCGCCGCGGGCGTCCTGGCACTGCGCCACGCCGGGGAGACGCGCGGGCTGTCCCCGAGGTACGACGCCCCCGTGAGCGACCCGACAGCGCGGGAGACACCACGCCGGGAGTCCCTGTGGGATCGTGTCAGCAACGAGCAGGCGGACGACGAGGAGCCCCCGCGCGGTGCCCGCTGA
- a CDS encoding DUF6704 family protein: MEDRPQSAPSANERATHDAHGQSIAAWATVGVLLLGSLVLSVAVIFAHWVWIAVGALIVLAGPVVGIALSRAGYGAGGAKDSFTNSPHR; this comes from the coding sequence ATGGAAGACCGCCCCCAGTCCGCCCCCTCGGCCAACGAGCGCGCCACCCACGACGCCCACGGCCAGTCGATCGCCGCGTGGGCAACCGTGGGAGTCCTGCTGCTCGGGTCGCTCGTGCTCTCGGTGGCCGTCATCTTCGCCCACTGGGTGTGGATCGCCGTCGGCGCGCTGATCGTCCTCGCCGGCCCGGTCGTCGGGATCGCGCTGAGCCGCGCGGGCTACGGCGCCGGCGGCGCCAAGGACAGCTTCACCAACAGCCCCCACCGCTGA
- a CDS encoding DUF4190 domain-containing protein: MTDRPQNPYPGEPEQPGASGSGSSSYGGQPAGQPYGQQGQGQPYGQQPGGQQDQPYAQQPGGQQDQPYAQQPYGQQQYPGPAQGGGQPPYGTEPYGQGYAPQPRKTNTLGIISLVLGILSIPLVCCGGWPGLIAGIVAIVLGVLGMRQAKRGLVGGRGLAISGLVLGIIGALLSVALLAFASANGPLFERCSNQYQNNPEQMQKCIMDGLSSK; the protein is encoded by the coding sequence ATGACCGACCGTCCGCAGAATCCCTATCCCGGCGAGCCCGAGCAGCCCGGGGCCTCGGGGTCCGGCTCGAGCAGCTACGGCGGCCAGCCCGCCGGTCAGCCCTACGGCCAGCAGGGGCAGGGCCAGCCGTACGGCCAGCAGCCCGGCGGCCAGCAGGACCAGCCGTATGCCCAGCAGCCCGGCGGTCAGCAGGACCAGCCCTACGCCCAGCAGCCCTACGGCCAGCAGCAGTACCCGGGCCCGGCGCAGGGTGGCGGCCAGCCGCCCTACGGCACCGAGCCCTACGGTCAGGGCTACGCGCCGCAGCCGCGCAAGACCAACACCCTCGGGATCATCTCGCTGGTCCTCGGCATCCTGTCGATCCCGCTGGTCTGCTGCGGCGGCTGGCCGGGCCTGATCGCGGGCATCGTCGCGATCGTCCTCGGCGTCCTCGGGATGCGGCAGGCCAAGCGCGGGCTCGTGGGCGGCCGCGGCCTGGCGATCTCCGGCCTGGTGCTCGGCATCATCGGGGCGCTGCTGTCGGTCGCCCTGCTGGCCTTCGCGAGCGCCAACGGGCCGCTCTTCGAGCGCTGCTCCAACCAGTACCAGAACAACCCCGAGCAGATGCAGAAGTGCATCATGGACGGCCTGTCCAGCAAGTGA